A stretch of DNA from Armatimonadota bacterium:
CATCATCGAGGGGCACCCATGGCCGATCAACGAATCGCCTTTCCGCATGCACCGCCTGACGTGCGATCCCGCGGCTGAGGTGATCGCGCGCACGCGCCAGGGCGCGCCCCTCGTCGTGCGCAGCAATCATGCGACCGGCGGCTCGACCCTGCTTTTCGCGGCGGAATTCTTCCTCACCAACCCCACGCTCGCCCCCGAACACATCCACAACGAGATCGAGCAGCCGCTGCCCTCGCCCTATGCCATCCTCGAACACGTGAAGGCGATCCTGCTGCCCTACCTGCGTTCCTCTAATCTGGTTGCGGTGGAGGGGTCACCCATCCAGTTCCTGGTCAATGTCACCGAGCGCGCCGACCGCCTGGTGGTGACCCTGTGCAACAACTCCGCCGAGCCTTGGGAGGGTGCGCTTCGCCCCCGGCGCGCGCGCGTGCGAGAGGCGACCGATTGGATGACCGACCGACCGCTGCCGGGCGGCGACTGCGTGCGGGTGCAGGTGCCGCCGCTGGAGGTGGTGGTCGTCGAGCTGCTGCTCGACGGTGCGGCATTCGAGGTCCGGCAGTGAAGGACCCCCGGCGCGAGTTGATGCACGCGGCTGCGGTCGCGACAGGCGCGGCGGCGCTCGCTGCCGAGCCGGTCCTCGGCGTGGAAGGAGATGATGCAATGTCGCCCGCGGTCAACCCCGTTTACCTCACCGGCTCGAGCGAAGGATGGCCCCTGAAGCAATTGGCGGCGGCGGGCTACCGCGGCCTGGAATTGACCCCCGCCTGCCTCGATAACCTCTCCCACTGGCAGCCGGCGGCAAGAAAGGCCGGCCTGCGCGCCTTGTGCGTCAATGCCATGGACGAGCTGCGCCCGTACCTGACGGGCAGCCTGTCGGACGCGGTCGAGCGCCGCCGCCGCGACACCCTGCGCCGGCTCCTGTGCACCCTGGCGAAAATGCGCGAGCAGGGGATTCCCTTTCTAGTGGTCGCACCGAGCCGCCTCGCTGAGGTTTACCAGTCGGTGGACGAGGCGCGCCCTTTGCTGGTCGAAAGCCTGCGCGAGCTGGCGGCGGCAGGAGACACGACGATTCTGCTCGTAGCGGCGCCGTTTCGCCTGTTCGCCTCCTCCGCCGAGACCGCCGCGATAGTGGATGAGGTGAACCGGCCCAATGTCGCCGCGGCCCTCGATGTCGGCCACGCGCTGCTGAGCGACGAGAGGCCGGCCGCCGCGGCGAAGAGGCTAGGCAAGCGGCTGCGCTACGTGCAGGTGCATGACGCGGATATTCGCCCCGGCGTCATGCGCCTCGACCGCCATCTGCCATTGGGCGACGGATCGCTGGAAAAGGAAGAGGTCCGCGCCGCCGTGGGTGTGCGGCCGTTTGCCGTCGGCATCACCCCCGCCGCAGATCCCCTTGACACCGCCCGCGCGGCGCTGCGTTGGCTGGGGTAGGGGCGACCTGGCGGATGGGCCTGCGGGCGGCGCGCCGGATTACCACTTCTGGTAGCGACTGTAATTCCGAGCGAGGCGAGGCATCGCGTCGTCACGAGACCTTCGCGGATTGACGCAGCTCCATCGGCAGTACGACGCAGACCTCGCGAGCGATGTGCCGGCCGAAGGATTCCTCGGCTGGGACGCGATGACGGTAGATGTTCCGAAGGACGAATCCGCCATCGTCTGCATGCACTTCGCGAACTTCGGCCTGGACGAGAGGCTGCCCTACGGTCCGGAGACGTTTTCACCCTCCGGT
This window harbors:
- a CDS encoding sugar phosphate isomerase/epimerase family protein → MKDPRRELMHAAAVATGAAALAAEPVLGVEGDDAMSPAVNPVYLTGSSEGWPLKQLAAAGYRGLELTPACLDNLSHWQPAARKAGLRALCVNAMDELRPYLTGSLSDAVERRRRDTLRRLLCTLAKMREQGIPFLVVAPSRLAEVYQSVDEARPLLVESLRELAAAGDTTILLVAAPFRLFASSAETAAIVDEVNRPNVAAALDVGHALLSDERPAAAAKRLGKRLRYVQVHDADIRPGVMRLDRHLPLGDGSLEKEEVRAAVGVRPFAVGITPAADPLDTARAALRWLG